In the genome of Aedes aegypti strain LVP_AGWG chromosome 2, AaegL5.0 Primary Assembly, whole genome shotgun sequence, the window ATCAAAATTGATTGGGATCATTGTTATTGCGTTATCCTAACGTTCGTTTACTTTTCTCATAATGTATTTCTTTAATATTGTGTAGAGATTTTCGCAATAGAATAAAACCGATCCACAAAGCGTCAGATAATTTGTCACGTTCGTCTGCTCTATTCACAGATCTCCATTCCGAGTGCACTGAACCATTTCGTTCCGAAACGAAAGACACCGCCTTCTCTTGCACCTGTGTGCTCTGGCACAAGCCCCGAAGCATTTTTGGATCTATTCAAATCAGAGACGCCGCGTGCAGCCAGAATCAGCAGCTCCACCGTAATCAATTGAAACGACAGAATGAATAATCACCTGTTGCTGCACCGGCAGCAGCCGGGATTATATCGAATAATCCTGCTGTTAGCAATATCAGCAACGGTTCACTGCACCACCGGAGGCAGCGATACCCGGGACTGGTGGCAGAATACGGTATTCTATCAGATCTACCCACGGTCGTTCATGGACAGTGACGGTGATGGGGTGGGGGACCTTCGGGGCATAACTTCAAAGCTGCAGCACTTGGCTGATGCGGGAATCGGTGCTACCTGGCTGTCACCCATTTTCCGTTCACCGATGGTTGACTTTGGGTACGACATTGCAGACTATACGGCCATCCAGCCAGAGTACGGAACGATGGAAGACTTTGACGGAATGATGCTGGAAGCGAATCGATTGGGGATTAGGATAGTGTTGGATTTTGTGCCGAACCACAGCAGTGATCAGTGCGAGTGGTTCCAGCGAAGCGTTGCACGAGAGGTCGGATATGATGACTTTTTTGTGTGGCACGATGGGCTCGTAAATCCGGACGGGGGCGATCCGTTGCCACCCAATAATTGGGTACGTTTTTCTTTCATCGTGGATGGGTTGGATAATGGAGCGAATTCTATTCCTTTACTATGACAAAGAATTACAGTCAcagacaaaataaagtgcccacttgcTCTTAATCATGCAAATTGACGAAAATCATGTGTCAAAACTGGAAATTTTTCCCTCAACATAATAATACTTATATATAAATATGCATTTTCATACGAACACTTTCTGGAATAATCCCTAAAGTGGCTGTATGGAATTCCTTATCTATTTCATACCAAATTCTATGACGAATTCTTGAATTTGCATTAGgataacttaaaaaatattacgaaatattgattaaatttttgaatgatttctggttaagtttatcacaaaaaatgagTTAAATATAAGGTAAAAACATTTGGACGGTAGCATTTCCCATTCCGACACCCGATTTGCGTGATTCGGAGCAAGTGGGAACTTTATTTTGGCGGTGACTGCATCCAGATTTTCAATTTCAGCAATCGGTTTTCTACGGTTCAGCTTGGACGTTCCACCCCCAGCGCGGTCAGTTCTACCTGCATCAGTTTACGAAGGAGCAACCGGATTTGAATTTCCGAAACCCGGCGGTCGTTCAACAGATGGACGATGTTATGCGGTTTTGGTTGGGGAAAGGCGTAGCCGGGTTTCGAATCGATGCGGTGAACCATCTGTTCGAGGTTGAGGACTTTCTGGATGAACCACTGACTGGCACCGATTTGGATCCATTATCTTACGGGTACACGCACCACTATTATACGAAGGACTTGGTAAGATGAGTTGCGTGggtcaaagtatttttttgtgatctgtTGTTGGCTATGTAGTATCACGTTTACAATTTCCGAACTTCTAATTCCAGCCAGAAGCCTATGAAATGGTATATCATTGGCGTTCGCTTCTGGACCAATGGACCCAGGAACACGGTGGGCCGATGCGCATTATGATGACCGAGGCATACGCCAACATATCATTCACAATGAAATACTACCGCTCGGCGGATGGCATCCGGGCCGGATCGCACATGCCGTTCAATTTTCTGCTCATTACCGATTTGAACCAAGCTTCCAGTGCTCCAGATTTCGTGTTCACTATCAACAAATGGTTGACCTATATGCCCCGCGACCAGAATGCAAACTGGGTTGTTGGGAACCATGATCAACACCGGGTCGGGTCTCGCTTTGGAAAGGAACGAATTGACTTAATTAGCGTGCTGTTGATGACGCTTCCAGGAATAGCAGTTACCTACTACGGAGAAGAGATAGGTATGGTTGACTATAAGGATATTCCATGGGAAGATACAAAAGATCCTACGgcgaggaatacaaacaaccaGGTCTACATGGACTTCTCTCGTGACCCAGAAAGAACACCCTTCCAGTGGGACGACAGCACAAACGCCGGGTTTTCTACGGCAGTCAAAACCTGGCTTCCAATAAATCCAAACTACTTACAgctgaatttgaaaaatcaaaagcaaGCGGAAAAAAGCCACTACAAGACATACCAGCAATTAGTCAAGCTTAGACAGCATGAAACGCTCCAGAGAGGCACAATTCAACTCATTCCATACAACGAGGAGGTGGTCACGTTTGTAAGGTATTTTTTAATCAACTAATTGCCCTTTTTAAATCCAATCAAACGTACATTTCATCGCATTACAGAGAACTACCGGACCGCGACAGCTTCTCCATAGTGTTGAACTTGAGCCCACGGGAGCAACCTGTTGATTTATCAATTTTCGCTCATCTGTCCGAACAGTTGACGGTGGTGGTGGCATCCTCTAGTTCTAGCTTCACGACAGGGTGAGTAGCGTGTTGTTCGCTCGATGGTCCGATGCCATCGGGAAATTTCTCTAATTCAGGTCTTCACCTGTCCAATAAAACTGTCGGGAATTGTTTAGGAGTGGCGAGATGGAATAAATGTTGTTTGTCTGATATAGCTTGTTCTGGCGTTAGCTAATGTTTGAATGATTTAGGAGATTTAATGTCGTTCTTCGTGGAATACGTAAGGTAACCCAAGATGGTCAGTGACATTTTTGAAGTCATTTTTGATGACATAAGCATTTGTCAGATgtgatttctataatttttaaaatttcttattgtaaaaaaataattagg includes:
- the LOC5573491 gene encoding maltase 2 isoform X1, which gives rise to MNNHLLLHRQQPGLYRIILLLAISATVHCTTGGSDTRDWWQNTVFYQIYPRSFMDSDGDGVGDLRGITSKLQHLADAGIGATWLSPIFRSPMVDFGYDIADYTAIQPEYGTMEDFDGMMLEANRLGIRIVLDFVPNHSSDQCEWFQRSVAREVGYDDFFVWHDGLVNPDGGDPLPPNNWQSVFYGSAWTFHPQRGQFYLHQFTKEQPDLNFRNPAVVQQMDDVMRFWLGKGVAGFRIDAVNHLFEVEDFLDEPLTGTDLDPLSYGYTHHYYTKDLPEAYEMVYHWRSLLDQWTQEHGGPMRIMMTEAYANISFTMKYYRSADGIRAGSHMPFNFLLITDLNQASSAPDFVFTINKWLTYMPRDQNANWVVGNHDQHRVGSRFGKERIDLISVLLMTLPGIAVTYYGEEIGMVDYKDIPWEDTKDPTARNTNNQVYMDFSRDPERTPFQWDDSTNAGFSTAVKTWLPINPNYLQLNLKNQKQAEKSHYKTYQQLVKLRQHETLQRGTIQLIPYNEEVVTFVRELPDRDSFSIVLNLSPREQPVDLSIFAHLSEQLTVVVASSSSSFTTGDLVRRDELLIGPYDALVLQEDSSSSRTRQRLILRNPLPVTLASAAKDIAVIASVLIALGSCLYQFYRRGGIGVAVWSRQALLGWCYNSGCDDEYNGSEKKKM
- the LOC5573491 gene encoding maltase 2 isoform X2, translated to MNNHLLLHRQQPGLYRIILLLAISATVHCTTGGSDTRDWWQNTVFYQIYPRSFMDSDGDGVGDLRGITSKLQHLADAGIGATWLSPIFRSPMVDFGYDIADYTAIQPEYGTMEDFDGMMLEANRLGIRIVLDFVPNHSSDQCEWFQRSVAREVGYDDFFVWHDGLVNPDGGDPLPPNNWQSVFYGSAWTFHPQRGQFYLHQFTKEQPDLNFRNPAVVQQMDDVMRFWLGKGVAGFRIDAVNHLFEVEDFLDEPLTGTDLDPLSYGYTHHYYTKDLPEAYEMVYHWRSLLDQWTQEHGGPMRIMMTEAYANISFTMKYYRSADGIRAGSHMPFNFLLITDLNQASSAPDFVFTINKWLTYMPRDQNANWVVGNHDQHRVGSRFGKERIDLISVLLMTLPGIAVTYYGEEIGMVDYKDIPWEDTKDPTARNTNNQVYMDFSRDPERTPFQWDDSTNAGFSTAVKTWLPINPNYLQLNLKNQKQAEKSHYKTYQQLVKLRQHETLQRGTIQLIPYNEEVVTFVRELPDRDSFSIVLNLSPREQPVDLSIFAHLSEQLTVVVASSSSSFTTGDLVRRDELLIGPYDALVLQEDSSSRTRQRLILRNPLPVTLASAAKDIAVIASVLIALGSCLYQFYRRGGIGVAVWSRQALLGWCYNSGCDDEYNGSEKKKM